Proteins encoded by one window of Candidatus Zixiibacteriota bacterium:
- a CDS encoding GAF domain-containing protein, whose product MNQAQIEKTAKIRMTGVGGQVGAGAEHVEPLDVLADLEATLDEVAEANPRLTSEETHTSKSVEDLKALLEVSLAINSSLVTDDVLQIVMRKAIELMQAERGLVMLLDDANQLQVRSAYNLCRDEMMDEDFKVSNSVTSRVAETGKSIYTSDALSDERYANQRSVVELHLRSIMCVPLKVKEQVVGVIYLDNSSESRMFLKSDLYLFELYAQLVSNALHNANIYDRLLNLQRYNESVIAKAPMGTVVLDSDGHITTINTAALEIFDFNGDKIVLVGAGDKPTRFLDLLQETEVTRWAHMINTALATQEDFSDSRYFHNTGYLEKALSIKISPISQLPHGKDGVIMAVEDITEKVIMEKYVILSEKLVAKGEMAASIAHELNNYLAIASNNAELMALNIDREKFDKVKFNAKAITENVFKIKRFVDSLMDFSKPESEFISYDIKHLIEDLLFSLRVQPRFKRTHFTIDLDPRIPNIEMDVGQIQQVLMNLLNNAADAIEERVVQENAGLDFKREITIRAVYEPERERIITTVSDNGTGMSDETRSKIFTLHFTTKKGGHGLGLSNCKKIIQAHHGDLLVDSTPGEGTEFRVILPRFQPEKPKSDKK is encoded by the coding sequence ATGAACCAGGCCCAGATAGAGAAGACAGCCAAGATTCGCATGACCGGGGTCGGAGGCCAGGTCGGAGCGGGCGCTGAGCACGTGGAACCGCTCGATGTCCTGGCGGACCTGGAGGCCACGCTGGACGAGGTGGCCGAGGCCAATCCGCGCCTGACGTCCGAAGAAACGCACACGTCCAAGAGCGTGGAGGACCTCAAGGCGCTCCTGGAGGTCTCCCTGGCCATCAACTCGTCGCTGGTGACCGACGACGTGCTGCAGATCGTCATGCGCAAAGCGATCGAGCTGATGCAGGCGGAGCGGGGGCTGGTGATGCTGCTGGACGACGCCAACCAGCTCCAGGTCCGGTCCGCCTACAATCTCTGCCGCGACGAGATGATGGACGAGGATTTCAAAGTCTCCAACTCGGTCACCTCCCGCGTGGCCGAGACGGGCAAGTCGATCTACACGTCCGATGCGCTCTCCGACGAGCGCTATGCCAACCAGCGCTCGGTTGTCGAACTGCACCTGCGCTCCATCATGTGCGTGCCGCTGAAAGTCAAGGAGCAGGTGGTCGGAGTAATCTACCTGGACAATTCGAGCGAGAGCCGGATGTTCCTCAAGTCGGACCTCTACCTGTTCGAGCTCTATGCGCAACTGGTGTCCAACGCCCTGCACAACGCCAACATCTACGACCGGCTTTTGAACCTGCAGCGCTACAACGAGTCGGTGATCGCCAAGGCGCCCATGGGCACGGTGGTGCTGGACTCCGACGGCCACATCACGACGATCAACACCGCGGCACTCGAGATTTTCGATTTCAACGGCGACAAGATCGTCCTGGTCGGAGCGGGCGACAAACCGACCCGCTTTCTCGATCTGCTCCAGGAGACCGAGGTCACCCGCTGGGCGCACATGATCAACACGGCTCTGGCTACCCAGGAGGACTTTTCCGACTCCCGCTACTTCCACAACACCGGCTACCTGGAGAAGGCGCTCTCGATCAAGATCTCGCCCATCTCCCAGCTCCCCCACGGGAAGGACGGCGTCATCATGGCGGTCGAGGACATCACCGAGAAGGTGATCATGGAGAAGTACGTGATCCTCTCGGAGAAGCTGGTGGCCAAGGGGGAAATGGCGGCCTCGATCGCCCACGAGCTGAACAACTACCTGGCCATCGCCTCCAATAACGCCGAGCTCATGGCGCTCAATATCGACCGCGAGAAATTCGACAAGGTGAAGTTCAACGCCAAGGCGATCACCGAGAACGTCTTTAAAATCAAACGCTTCGTCGACAGCCTCATGGACTTCTCCAAGCCGGAATCCGAGTTCATCAGCTACGACATCAAGCACCTCATCGAAGACCTGCTCTTCTCCCTGCGCGTGCAGCCGCGCTTCAAGCGCACCCACTTCACGATCGACCTCGATCCGCGCATCCCGAATATCGAGATGGATGTCGGCCAGATCCAACAGGTGCTCATGAACCTCCTGAACAACGCGGCCGACGCCATCGAGGAGCGGGTGGTGCAGGAAAACGCGGGTCTGGACTTCAAGCGCGAGATCACGATCCGCGCGGTCTACGAGCCCGAACGGGAACGCATCATCACCACCGTGAGCGACAACGGCACCGGCATGTCGGACGAGACGCGCAGCAAGATCTTCACCCTGCACTTCACGACCAAGAAGGGGGGCCACGGCCTGGGGTTGTCCAACTGCAAGAAGATCATCCAGGCGCACCACGGCGACCTGCTGGTTGACTCGACGCCCGGCGAAGGCACCGAATTCAGAGTGATTCTCCCCCGCTTTCAGCCGGAGAAGCCGAAGAGCGACAAAAAATGA